In the genome of Desulfuromonas sp. DDH964, one region contains:
- a CDS encoding phosphatase PAP2 family protein, with protein sequence MLTETHNPFGRHLVDYCARHITSHEVLLMQRLCDLRRHRWLTQLLITASRLGDGPLWGISGLILLTVGGTAGRQAVLAAALAITASILLFKGLKNLIGRPRPCTAWADLSCLLAPPDRFSFPSGHTMTAFAACVAYGEILPVVGLLLLPVVVLVGVSRVFLGLHYPTDVLVGALLGIGLGCAAVSILAWTGNF encoded by the coding sequence ATGCTGACTGAGACGCACAACCCTTTCGGCCGCCACCTGGTCGATTACTGCGCCCGCCATATCACCAGCCATGAAGTGCTGCTGATGCAGCGCCTCTGCGACCTGCGCCGCCATCGCTGGCTGACGCAGCTGCTGATCACGGCGAGCCGCCTTGGCGACGGCCCACTCTGGGGTATCAGCGGCCTGATACTGTTGACGGTCGGCGGTACTGCCGGCCGGCAGGCGGTCCTTGCCGCAGCGCTCGCTATTACCGCTTCGATCCTTCTCTTCAAGGGGCTCAAGAACCTGATCGGCCGCCCGCGCCCCTGTACCGCCTGGGCCGATCTGAGCTGCTTGCTCGCCCCACCCGACCGTTTTTCCTTTCCCTCCGGGCATACCATGACCGCTTTCGCGGCCTGCGTCGCCTATGGCGAAATCCTCCCCGTCGTTGGCCTGCTGCTCCTGCCGGTGGTAGTTCTGGTCGGCGTTTCGCGGGTCTTTCTCGGTCTGCATTACCCGACCGACGTCCTAGTCGGCGCGCTGCTCGGAATTGGTCTCGGCTGCGCTGCAGTCAGCATCCTGGCGTGGACAGGGAACTTCTGA